Proteins from a single region of Psychrobacter cryohalolentis K5:
- the rplC gene encoding 50S ribosomal protein L3 translates to MAIGLVGKKCGMTRVFTEAGASIPVTVVEISANRITQVKNTDVDGYQAIQVTTGTRRDSRVTAAQKGHFAKAGVAAGRGVWEFRANDSDLEGREIGGEILADLFEQGQMVDVTGNSKGKGFQGGVKRHNFSMQDATHGNSVSHRAIGSTGQNQSPGKVFKGKKMPGQMGNKRVTVQGLEVISVDVENGLLVIKGAIPGATGGDVIVRPSVKA, encoded by the coding sequence ATGGCGATCGGTTTAGTCGGTAAAAAATGCGGCATGACCCGTGTCTTCACTGAAGCAGGCGCATCTATCCCTGTAACAGTGGTTGAGATCAGTGCTAACCGCATTACTCAAGTAAAAAATACTGATGTAGATGGCTATCAAGCCATCCAAGTTACCACAGGCACCCGTCGTGACAGCCGCGTAACAGCAGCTCAAAAAGGTCACTTCGCTAAAGCCGGCGTTGCCGCTGGTCGTGGTGTTTGGGAATTTCGTGCCAATGACAGCGATCTTGAAGGTCGTGAGATTGGTGGTGAGATCCTAGCTGACTTGTTCGAACAAGGTCAGATGGTTGATGTCACAGGAAACAGTAAAGGTAAAGGCTTTCAAGGCGGCGTGAAGCGTCACAACTTCAGCATGCAAGATGCCACTCATGGTAACTCAGTATCTCACCGTGCCATTGGTTCAACTGGTCAAAACCAGTCACCAGGTAAAGTCTTCAAAGGCAAAAAAATGCCAGGTCAGATGGGTAACAAACGCGTTACCGTTCAAGGCCTAGAAGTGATATCGGTTGATGTTGAAAATGGGTTACTTGTCATCAAGGGTGCTATCCCAGGTGCCACCGGTGGCGATGTCATCGTACGTCCGTCAGTCAAAGCCTAA
- the rplW gene encoding 50S ribosomal protein L23 produces the protein MNNARLYQILRGPVFSEKSQMLGDSLGVQVFKIDSKATKLEVKKAVEMMFEGVEVLKVNTLNVKGKTKRFGKSIGRRNDYKKAYVTLKAGQDVQMADAGEEVANTTASTSETANNE, from the coding sequence ATGAATAACGCAAGACTTTATCAGATCCTAAGAGGACCTGTATTCTCAGAGAAATCTCAAATGCTTGGCGACTCACTTGGTGTGCAGGTATTTAAAATTGACTCTAAGGCTACTAAGCTTGAAGTTAAAAAAGCAGTTGAGATGATGTTTGAAGGTGTTGAAGTTTTAAAAGTAAACACATTGAACGTTAAAGGTAAGACAAAGCGTTTTGGTAAAAGTATCGGCCGTCGTAATGACTACAAAAAAGCCTATGTTACCTTAAAAGCTGGTCAAGATGTACAAATGGCTGATGCTGGTGAAGAGGTCGCAAATACGACTGCTTCTACTAGTGAAACAGCGAATAACGAATAA
- a CDS encoding Rne/Rng family ribonuclease has protein sequence MSEELLINISPMESRVAVLDNGILGEIYIERHHKLGLVGNIYLGTVVRVLPGMQAAFVDIGQSRTAFLHVNDMQREPRPAAKSSKVEKTDDERTIIEVTADDLAITPPVISTQNTEVVPVSKTLIQHRLHESQRILVQVTKDQLGSKGARLTTNISLPSRYLVYLPSSEHIGISQRIDGEEERTRLKTELTSLMQTVNLKGGLIARTAAERVPVDKLEEDIYYLLQLWRTICARRQEMKPNQSSELIYQELSLPLRSIRDLVHAGTEKVVIDNAQIYEQVRYFAKEFVPFVYDRIVHYTAEQSLFDVHRVEDDLRDALKRRVDLKSGGYLIIDQTEAMTTIDVNTGSFVGGRSLEDTVYKTNLEATHAIARQLRLRNLGGIIILDFIDMLEQQHKDDILESLQSQLVQDYAKTKITQVSELGLVEMTRKRTRESLGQQLCEPCSTCQGRGFVKTAETVCFEIFREIMRCARTYNSPKKFTVVAHAAVIDLLLTSESDTVADLEYLLGRVITFDVENLYTQEQYDIVLD, from the coding sequence ATGTCCGAAGAGCTGCTGATTAATATTAGTCCCATGGAGTCCCGTGTTGCCGTACTAGATAACGGTATCTTGGGCGAGATTTATATTGAGCGTCATCATAAACTGGGTTTGGTTGGTAACATTTACTTGGGTACAGTGGTACGCGTTCTGCCGGGTATGCAGGCAGCCTTTGTCGATATTGGTCAGTCACGTACTGCATTCTTACACGTTAATGATATGCAGCGTGAACCTCGTCCAGCTGCCAAAAGCAGTAAAGTCGAAAAGACTGATGATGAGCGCACTATTATAGAGGTAACCGCTGATGATTTAGCCATTACGCCGCCTGTAATAAGTACGCAGAACACAGAAGTTGTACCAGTTTCGAAAACTCTCATCCAGCATCGTCTGCATGAAAGCCAACGTATCTTAGTTCAAGTCACCAAAGATCAGCTGGGCAGTAAAGGCGCGCGCTTAACCACCAATATATCGCTACCATCTCGCTATCTGGTCTACTTGCCATCGAGTGAGCATATCGGTATCTCACAACGTATTGATGGCGAAGAAGAGCGTACACGCTTAAAGACTGAGCTTACTAGCCTGATGCAAACCGTCAATCTCAAGGGCGGTCTTATTGCACGTACGGCGGCAGAGCGTGTCCCCGTTGATAAACTTGAAGAAGACATCTACTATCTCTTGCAGCTATGGCGAACGATATGTGCCCGTCGCCAAGAAATGAAGCCTAATCAAAGCTCAGAGCTTATTTATCAAGAATTATCGCTACCACTGCGCTCTATCCGTGATTTGGTACACGCTGGTACCGAAAAAGTCGTGATTGATAATGCACAGATATATGAGCAGGTTAGATACTTTGCCAAAGAATTTGTGCCTTTTGTCTATGATCGCATAGTACATTATACCGCTGAGCAGTCGCTGTTTGATGTGCACCGCGTCGAAGATGATTTACGTGATGCGCTCAAACGTCGCGTTGATTTAAAGTCGGGCGGCTATCTGATTATTGACCAAACCGAAGCGATGACCACCATTGATGTCAATACTGGCTCATTCGTTGGTGGGCGTTCATTAGAAGATACCGTCTACAAAACAAATCTAGAGGCAACACACGCGATAGCCCGTCAACTGCGCTTACGTAATCTAGGCGGTATTATTATCCTAGACTTCATCGATATGCTTGAGCAGCAGCACAAGGATGATATCTTAGAGAGCTTGCAGTCACAGCTAGTACAAGACTATGCCAAAACCAAAATCACTCAAGTCAGTGAGCTTGGTTTGGTTGAGATGACCCGTAAGCGTACTCGTGAATCGCTTGGGCAGCAACTATGTGAGCCTTGCTCAACCTGTCAAGGGCGCGGCTTTGTCAAAACCGCTGAGACGGTCTGTTTTGAAATATTTCGTGAAATCATGCGCTGTGCTCGTACCTATAATTCTCCTAAGAAGTTTACGGTGGTTGCCCATGCCGCAGTCATTGATTTATTACTCACCTCAGAGTCGGATACGGTAGCAGATTTAGAGTATTTGCTTGGTAGAGTGATTACCTTTGATGTTGAGAATTTATATACCCAAGAACAATACGATATAGTATTAGATTGA
- a CDS encoding Maf family protein, with the protein MDIILASGSPRRRELLSRVQLEFTVISVDIDETPYQDESPEDYIVRMVAAKAEAATVQLNRQLKNNDAHIYQSLLSKPIILLTSDTIGVLPDGKTVLVKPNNREDAYRMWQQMSDSTHEVWTAVQATQLSLQPKRSDEFNNEQVWQIINQQQIIERTEVTFVALTLEMMSDYWDSGEPADKAGGYGIQGLGAAWVSRINGSYTNVVGLPLAQTLALIKEMNDTDTL; encoded by the coding sequence ATGGATATTATCTTAGCATCCGGCTCGCCGCGTCGTCGCGAGTTACTAAGTAGAGTGCAACTAGAATTTACGGTCATCAGCGTTGATATCGATGAAACGCCTTATCAAGATGAGTCGCCCGAAGATTATATTGTCCGTATGGTCGCCGCCAAAGCAGAGGCAGCAACTGTGCAGCTAAATAGACAGTTAAAGAATAATGACGCTCACATATATCAATCACTCTTATCGAAGCCCATTATTTTATTGACCTCTGATACCATTGGGGTATTACCAGATGGCAAAACAGTCTTGGTCAAACCAAATAATCGCGAAGATGCTTATCGTATGTGGCAGCAAATGTCCGATAGTACTCATGAAGTATGGACGGCGGTACAGGCAACGCAACTCTCATTACAGCCTAAACGTTCTGATGAGTTCAATAATGAGCAAGTATGGCAAATCATCAATCAGCAACAAATCATTGAACGCACAGAGGTCACCTTTGTAGCGCTTACTCTAGAGATGATGAGTGATTATTGGGACAGCGGCGAGCCTGCAGATAAGGCGGGTGGCTATGGTATTCAAGGGTTGGGTGCGGCTTGGGTTAGCCGTATCAATGGCAGCTATACCAATGTGGTGGGCTTACCGCTTGCCCAAACGCTGGCATTGATTAAAGAGATGAATGACACTGATACGCTTTAA
- a CDS encoding rod shape-determining protein produces the protein MNLFGFLSNNIAIDLGTANTLIFIPGKGVVLDEPTVVALRSNRTQNPTVAAVGIDAKQMLGRTPANITAIRPLKDGVIADFEVTQKMLKHFIAKVKAKRFMAQPNVVVCVPCKSTLVERKAIREAVSSAGASKVLLLEEPMAAAIGAGMPVHEASGSMVVDIGGGTTEIAVIALSGCVYAESIRIGGDMFDDAIITHVRRIHGCVIGETTAERIKQEVGSALNEDSQLEVEVRGRSMAEGVPKTFTVNSEEVQKALSDPLSGIVSAVKAALEQTPPELSSDIAERGIVLTGGGALLRDLDKLISRETGLPVTVAEDPLTCVSRGGGIALDFINNKSLNMIFV, from the coding sequence ATGAACCTGTTTGGATTTTTATCAAATAATATCGCAATCGACCTCGGTACTGCGAACACCCTTATTTTTATTCCTGGTAAAGGCGTGGTGCTCGATGAGCCTACGGTGGTCGCTTTAAGAAGCAATCGCACACAGAACCCTACCGTTGCTGCTGTTGGTATTGATGCCAAGCAGATGCTGGGTCGTACGCCTGCCAATATTACGGCTATCCGCCCTTTAAAAGACGGCGTGATTGCTGACTTTGAAGTGACGCAAAAAATGCTTAAGCATTTTATCGCCAAGGTAAAAGCTAAGCGTTTTATGGCACAGCCTAATGTGGTGGTTTGCGTGCCCTGCAAGTCTACCCTTGTCGAGCGAAAAGCGATTCGTGAAGCGGTATCGTCAGCTGGCGCCAGCAAAGTATTGTTACTAGAAGAGCCAATGGCAGCAGCGATTGGTGCTGGCATGCCGGTTCATGAAGCCAGCGGTTCGATGGTCGTTGATATCGGCGGTGGTACCACTGAGATTGCCGTTATCGCTTTGTCAGGTTGTGTCTATGCTGAGTCTATCCGTATCGGTGGCGATATGTTTGATGATGCCATTATTACCCATGTACGTCGTATTCATGGCTGCGTGATTGGTGAAACCACGGCTGAGCGTATCAAACAAGAAGTTGGCTCCGCGCTAAATGAAGACAGCCAGTTAGAAGTAGAAGTACGCGGACGTAGCATGGCAGAAGGCGTACCAAAAACCTTCACTGTCAACTCAGAAGAAGTGCAGAAAGCTTTGAGTGATCCGTTAAGTGGTATCGTCAGCGCGGTAAAAGCAGCACTTGAGCAGACGCCACCAGAGTTGTCATCAGATATCGCTGAACGCGGTATTGTCTTGACTGGGGGCGGCGCACTATTACGTGACCTAGATAAGCTCATCTCAAGAGAGACAGGCTTACCAGTTACAGTCGCTGAAGATCCATTAACTTGCGTGAGCCGTGGTGGTGGTATTGCGCTTGATTTTATCAATAACAAAAGCCTAAATATGATTTTTGTATAA
- the mreD gene encoding rod shape-determining protein MreD, which produces MAYPDSDHANGLLHAVIVLSFIIASSLSVYPLSPSMATLRPMIMIMVLIFWLLFQPRYVGIFSAFAIGLIADLLMDTHLGQQAFSAVAVALMIKVTSIYIRQLNTISAWIIASLGLFIFQASLWMLQMFVQDVFVAQSTFSLLMSIISWPLVLLTLRKFVR; this is translated from the coding sequence ATGGCATATCCTGATTCTGATCATGCAAATGGGCTGCTGCATGCCGTGATTGTACTGAGTTTTATTATTGCCTCATCGCTCAGTGTTTATCCATTAAGTCCTAGTATGGCCACATTGCGTCCTATGATCATGATCATGGTATTGATTTTTTGGTTGTTGTTTCAGCCGCGTTATGTGGGCATTTTTAGTGCCTTTGCTATTGGCCTTATTGCTGATTTGCTGATGGATACTCATTTAGGGCAACAGGCTTTTTCTGCTGTGGCAGTGGCGCTTATGATAAAGGTTACCAGTATCTATATCAGACAGCTAAATACGATTAGTGCATGGATAATAGCGAGTTTAGGATTGTTTATATTTCAAGCGAGTCTGTGGATGCTACAGATGTTTGTACAAGATGTCTTTGTTGCCCAATCTACTTTCTCTTTATTGATGAGTATTATTAGCTGGCCATTGGTACTATTGACGTTACGAAAATTTGTGCGTTAA
- the mreC gene encoding rod shape-determining protein MreC, with product MTPSIFARQPLALRMTAVLLIVALILMWFDSKNPEWFKPMRSTSHAAMQPIYELSLLPSYAQHWSSGSLQSKETLRRENMQLRSQLIHAQAKLQQQDYILAQNARLQGILSTTRPEQFDLNLAQVIGTDTNLLRQIVVLNKGEQDGVQVGQTVIDENGILGQIINVYPNTSRLLLITDEQQSVAVTVKRTGQRAIVTGQGIPTSLSLEYVFKTSDVRVGDELVSSGLGGRIPAGYRVGRIAHIEDTQADNFRSIDVTPAANFVDNAYVLILQDKLANKNNIGINES from the coding sequence ATGACTCCAAGTATTTTTGCTCGCCAGCCACTCGCGCTTCGTATGACTGCTGTTTTATTAATAGTGGCATTGATATTGATGTGGTTTGATAGCAAAAATCCAGAATGGTTCAAGCCTATGCGCTCAACGAGCCACGCCGCAATGCAGCCTATTTACGAGCTGTCATTATTACCCAGTTATGCACAACACTGGTCAAGCGGCAGCCTACAATCAAAAGAAACGCTGCGCCGCGAAAACATGCAGCTCAGATCTCAACTTATTCACGCGCAAGCTAAATTGCAGCAGCAAGATTATATCTTGGCGCAAAACGCTCGCCTGCAAGGTATTCTATCGACCACACGCCCTGAACAATTTGATTTAAATTTGGCACAGGTAATTGGTACTGACACCAATCTACTGCGTCAAATTGTGGTGTTGAATAAAGGGGAGCAAGATGGGGTACAAGTTGGGCAAACGGTCATTGATGAAAACGGCATTTTAGGGCAGATTATCAATGTCTATCCTAATACCAGCCGTTTATTGCTTATTACTGATGAACAGCAGTCCGTTGCCGTTACTGTCAAGCGGACAGGGCAGCGCGCTATTGTCACCGGTCAGGGTATACCTACTTCATTGAGCCTTGAATATGTCTTTAAAACCTCAGATGTACGCGTCGGGGATGAGCTGGTCTCGTCTGGATTAGGTGGGCGTATCCCTGCAGGCTACCGTGTTGGTCGTATCGCCCATATTGAAGACACGCAAGCGGATAATTTTAGAAGCATTGATGTCACACCTGCCGCAAACTTTGTCGATAATGCTTATGTGCTGATACTACAAGACAAGCTGGCTAATAAAAACAATATTGGCATTAATGAGTCTTGA
- the rpsJ gene encoding 30S ribosomal protein S10, translated as MANQRIRIRLKSFDHRLIDQSAQEIVDTAKRTGAQVCGPVPLPTRIERFNVLTSPHVNKDARDQYEIRTHKRMVDIVQPTDKTVDALMKLDLAAGVDVQIALG; from the coding sequence ATGGCTAACCAGAGAATCCGTATCCGTCTTAAGTCTTTTGATCATCGTCTGATTGATCAATCTGCACAAGAGATTGTTGATACTGCAAAGCGCACCGGTGCGCAAGTTTGTGGTCCTGTACCGTTGCCGACTCGCATTGAGCGCTTCAACGTTCTAACTTCACCACACGTAAACAAAGACGCTCGTGATCAGTACGAAATTCGTACTCATAAGCGTATGGTTGACATTGTTCAACCTACCGATAAAACTGTGGATGCGCTAATGAAGCTTGACTTAGCGGCGGGTGTTGACGTTCAAATTGCTTTGGGTTAA
- the rplD gene encoding 50S ribosomal protein L4 → MDLKTVTGAAVELSDTAFGREFNEALVHQVVTAYLAGARQGTRAQKTRAEVSGGGIKPWRQKGTGRARAGSIRSPIWRGGGRAFAAKPQDWSQKVNRKMYRGAMQCILAELIRQERLILVEEISVSGPKTKELIAKLGELNASRALIVTKEVDENLYLAARNIPHVNVLDTSEVDPVSLIAFDKVIMTVEAAKQFEEALA, encoded by the coding sequence GTGGATTTAAAAACAGTTACAGGGGCGGCAGTTGAGCTTTCTGATACGGCTTTCGGTCGTGAATTCAACGAAGCACTAGTGCATCAAGTCGTCACCGCATATCTTGCTGGTGCTCGTCAAGGTACACGCGCTCAAAAGACCCGTGCCGAAGTTTCTGGTGGTGGCATTAAGCCATGGCGCCAAAAAGGTACTGGTCGCGCTCGTGCAGGTTCTATTCGTAGCCCAATCTGGCGTGGGGGCGGTCGTGCATTCGCGGCTAAGCCACAAGATTGGTCACAGAAAGTTAACCGTAAGATGTATCGCGGTGCTATGCAGTGCATCCTAGCCGAATTGATTCGCCAAGAGCGTCTGATTTTGGTTGAAGAGATAAGCGTTTCTGGTCCTAAGACCAAAGAGCTGATCGCAAAGTTAGGTGAGTTAAATGCATCACGTGCATTAATCGTCACCAAAGAAGTTGACGAAAACTTATACTTAGCTGCTCGCAACATCCCACATGTCAATGTACTTGATACAAGTGAAGTGGATCCAGTGAGCTTGATCGCTTTTGATAAAGTGATCATGACAGTCGAAGCTGCGAAACAATTTGAGGAAGCACTAGCATGA
- the gatC gene encoding Asp-tRNA(Asn)/Glu-tRNA(Gln) amidotransferase subunit GatC, with protein MSQQPLTSDNTVSREEILEVANLARLGVDENTADSYAADISKILKLMNTLGNVDTTDIKPLSNIHEACQDLRADVAKHDINRERNQSVAPAVEDGLYLVPQVIE; from the coding sequence ATGTCACAGCAACCATTAACGTCTGACAACACTGTCAGCCGTGAAGAAATCCTAGAAGTTGCCAACCTTGCCCGTTTAGGTGTCGATGAAAATACTGCCGATAGCTATGCTGCTGATATCTCTAAAATACTTAAGCTGATGAACACGCTTGGTAATGTCGATACCACCGATATCAAACCTTTATCAAACATTCATGAAGCTTGCCAAGATTTGCGTGCTGATGTCGCTAAACACGATATCAATCGTGAACGCAATCAATCGGTTGCCCCTGCTGTCGAAGATGGCTTGTATTTGGTACCGCAAGTGATTGAATAG